From the genome of Geobacter sp. SVR, one region includes:
- a CDS encoding response regulator, whose amino-acid sequence MLLGQDLAISLSDSLKTSKTAFFGDLEDACFVLGVDSREFYQGQFYLVFSLRDAIVLSSILLGIPPARIQEKKRLAIIENDDIDAFSEIANMINGSFNTVFQGTLPNKVHLKLLAAKKFIPEIDQLSDEEPLPVGEYLMFRSKLEMDGQELNHLDVLIPVPLADQFDPPAVVAEEEEAPQEEQQEPLQDDAESEGNPAAGEVKAVVSGASVPGQEGVNSIVLLLDDEEERRSMANVVASTGFQVVEGTLDDDIRELFTGCKVQLVIIGSRDADERELAVCIKVNAIRQDAPPPVIMSAQRWTRTAVLKALKYGARDIMMTPCGPEELAAKVKRYCKQSD is encoded by the coding sequence ATGCTGCTCGGGCAGGACCTTGCCATCTCTTTGTCTGATTCACTCAAAACCAGCAAAACCGCCTTTTTTGGAGATCTCGAAGATGCCTGCTTCGTTCTGGGGGTTGATTCGCGCGAGTTCTACCAAGGGCAGTTCTATCTCGTATTTTCACTGCGCGACGCAATAGTGCTGAGCAGTATCCTGCTGGGCATCCCCCCTGCCAGGATCCAGGAGAAGAAGCGGCTGGCGATCATTGAAAACGACGATATCGATGCGTTTTCGGAAATCGCCAACATGATCAACGGTTCGTTCAACACCGTTTTTCAGGGGACGCTGCCGAACAAAGTCCACCTGAAACTGCTCGCCGCGAAGAAGTTTATCCCGGAGATAGACCAGCTGTCAGATGAGGAGCCGCTCCCGGTAGGGGAGTACCTCATGTTCCGCTCCAAGCTGGAAATGGACGGCCAGGAACTGAACCACCTCGACGTTTTGATCCCTGTACCGTTGGCGGATCAGTTCGATCCTCCTGCAGTTGTGGCCGAGGAAGAGGAAGCGCCGCAAGAGGAACAGCAGGAGCCTCTGCAGGATGATGCGGAATCCGAGGGTAATCCGGCTGCAGGCGAGGTGAAAGCGGTTGTTTCCGGTGCCTCCGTCCCGGGCCAGGAAGGTGTCAACAGCATCGTGCTGCTGCTGGATGACGAGGAAGAGCGACGCTCGATGGCGAATGTCGTTGCGTCTACTGGGTTTCAGGTGGTCGAGGGGACTCTGGATGACGATATCAGGGAGCTGTTCACCGGCTGCAAGGTTCAGTTGGTCATCATCGGATCTCGGGACGCCGATGAGCGCGAGCTGGCGGTCTGCATCAAGGTTAATGCGATACGGCAGGATGCGCCGCCGCCCGTCATCATGAGCGCCCAGCGCTGGACCCGCACGGCCGTGTTGAAGGCTCTGAAATATGGAGCCAGGGACATAATGATGACGCCGTGCGGCCCCGAAGAGCTGGCGGCAAAGGTGAAACGGTATTGCAAGCAGTCAGACTGA
- a CDS encoding chemotaxis protein CheX: MSLNAVISSSTKFSEEQLAKYITDATREVFSTMVMMEPTDDYPLKEPVHRFKCSITGMVGFAGIYSGVISIHCPVSLALKITSSMLGMDCEEVNEDLSDAIGEIANMLGGGVKQVLSKGGLDVKLSIPTVISGEEYTVNSLSDIDCVIIPFVIDDDKFLVGLTLKKED, translated from the coding sequence ATGAGCTTGAATGCGGTCATCTCCAGTTCCACCAAGTTCAGCGAGGAACAGTTGGCCAAATATATCACCGATGCCACTCGTGAAGTGTTTTCCACGATGGTGATGATGGAACCGACCGACGACTACCCGCTCAAGGAACCGGTGCATCGTTTCAAGTGCAGCATCACCGGCATGGTCGGATTTGCCGGCATTTATTCGGGAGTGATCTCGATCCATTGCCCGGTCAGTCTGGCTCTCAAAATCACCTCCAGCATGCTCGGAATGGATTGCGAAGAGGTTAACGAGGACCTGAGCGATGCCATCGGGGAGATAGCCAATATGCTGGGCGGGGGTGTCAAACAGGTGCTCTCCAAAGGGGGGCTTGATGTCAAGCTTTCCATCCCCACCGTAATCTCGGGTGAGGAATATACAGTGAATTCGCTCTCCGATATCGACTGTGTCATCATACCGTTTGTAATCGATGACGACAAATTCCTGGTCGGACTGACCCTCAAAAAGGAAGACTAA
- a CDS encoding response regulator, which translates to MANILIVDDSSTMRKIISRSLRQAGLPVDEVFEAGDGIEGLSVLGSGKKIDLILSDINMPNMDGLEFIKAVRANGGTVPIVMITTEGGEEIIKEAMSSGASDSIKKPFTPDQLQEKLGGLL; encoded by the coding sequence ATGGCAAACATTCTCATCGTTGATGATTCATCCACCATGCGGAAAATTATTTCACGGTCGCTCAGGCAGGCAGGATTGCCGGTTGACGAGGTTTTCGAAGCTGGCGACGGGATCGAGGGTCTGAGTGTGCTCGGCTCCGGCAAAAAGATCGATCTGATCCTTTCCGATATCAACATGCCCAACATGGACGGCCTGGAATTCATCAAAGCGGTTCGCGCCAACGGCGGTACGGTTCCGATCGTGATGATCACGACCGAAGGGGGCGAGGAAATAATCAAGGAAGCCATGAGCAGCGGCGCCAGTGACAGCATCAAGAAACCTTTTACACCGGACCAGCTTCAGGAGAAGCTGGGGGGGCTCCTATGA
- a CDS encoding phosphoglucomutase/phosphomannomutase family protein: MQIKFGTDGWRGVIAREFTFDNLSLVAQATMDYLNRDGLGDRGLVIGYDRRFLSRDFACRVAEIAVGNGIRVHMSDSYAPTPAISWAVKSLNAGAGVMITASHNPPEYNGFKVKESFGGSARPATTAILEEIVAFNVANERRVVHCPFEEAQRKGMVELFDPCEGYFRQIGRYVDLDLIATSGIAVAVDPMYGAGSGFIPRLLHGVTEIHNEHNPSFGGQPPEPIEEHLKELSALVASGKYRVGLALDGDADRIGAVDEHGAFFSSHCIFTVILRHLIERKQLRGGVVKTVSTTRMIDLLAEKYGLPLHETPIGFKHICELMLTEDILMGGEESGGLGVKGHIPERDGILLGLLLLEAMATSGKGLRQMLDETMDEIGHFHYRRIDRKIDSSEKERLIARLKLQPPADFDGREVVSFNFSDGFKFIFENGDWLLIRPSGTEPVLRLYSEASAPEQVDRLLRAAGMLAGI, translated from the coding sequence ATGCAGATCAAATTCGGTACCGACGGCTGGCGGGGGGTAATTGCCCGTGAATTTACCTTCGACAACCTGTCCCTTGTGGCCCAGGCAACCATGGACTATCTCAACCGGGACGGCCTGGGGGACAGAGGGCTGGTTATCGGATACGACCGGCGTTTCCTGTCGCGCGACTTTGCGTGCCGGGTGGCTGAAATTGCAGTCGGCAACGGTATCCGGGTGCATATGAGCGACAGCTATGCCCCGACTCCGGCCATTTCATGGGCTGTCAAATCCTTGAACGCCGGCGCCGGCGTGATGATTACCGCCAGCCACAATCCGCCGGAATATAACGGATTCAAAGTCAAGGAATCGTTCGGCGGATCGGCCCGTCCTGCGACAACCGCCATTCTCGAAGAAATAGTCGCCTTCAACGTGGCCAATGAACGGCGAGTGGTGCATTGCCCCTTTGAAGAGGCCCAGCGCAAGGGGATGGTGGAGCTGTTCGATCCCTGTGAAGGTTATTTCCGCCAGATCGGACGCTACGTCGATCTGGATCTGATTGCCACGTCCGGCATTGCGGTGGCGGTAGACCCCATGTACGGTGCAGGCAGCGGATTCATCCCGCGGTTGCTGCATGGGGTGACGGAGATTCATAACGAGCATAATCCCTCATTTGGCGGACAGCCCCCCGAACCGATCGAGGAACACCTGAAAGAACTCTCCGCTCTGGTGGCAAGCGGCAAGTACCGGGTAGGGCTGGCGCTGGATGGCGATGCGGACCGGATTGGGGCGGTGGACGAGCATGGTGCCTTTTTCTCGTCGCACTGCATCTTTACTGTCATTTTGCGGCATCTGATTGAGCGGAAACAGTTGCGGGGGGGAGTGGTCAAGACCGTTTCAACCACCAGAATGATCGATCTGCTGGCAGAGAAGTACGGCCTGCCCCTGCACGAGACGCCGATCGGTTTCAAGCATATCTGTGAGCTGATGCTGACCGAGGATATCCTGATGGGTGGCGAGGAATCGGGCGGTCTGGGCGTCAAGGGTCATATTCCCGAGCGGGATGGCATCCTGCTTGGATTGCTGCTTCTGGAGGCAATGGCGACCAGCGGCAAGGGGTTACGTCAAATGCTTGACGAGACAATGGATGAGATCGGTCATTTCCACTATCGCCGAATTGACCGGAAAATTGACAGTTCCGAAAAGGAGCGGCTGATTGCGCGGTTGAAGCTGCAGCCCCCCGCGGATTTCGATGGCCGCGAGGTGGTCTCGTTCAATTTCAGCGACGGGTTCAAGTTCATTTTCGAAAATGGCGACTGGCTTCTGATCCGCCCTTCAGGCACGGAACCGGTGTTGCGGCTGTACAGCGAGGCCAGTGCGCCGGAGCAGGTCGACAGGCTGCTCCGGGCAGCCGGGATGCTGGCAGGTATATGA
- a CDS encoding EscU/YscU/HrcU family type III secretion system export apparatus switch protein, translated as MTRTEREERKAAALSYKQGYYAPVVVARGSGATAEAIIACAHEAGVYVHESPELVNLLMQVDADQFIPPELYRAVAELLVWLYRMEREDN; from the coding sequence ATGACTCGGACTGAAAGAGAAGAGCGCAAGGCCGCGGCACTCTCCTACAAGCAGGGTTATTACGCTCCGGTGGTAGTCGCCAGAGGAAGCGGCGCCACGGCAGAGGCGATCATTGCCTGTGCCCACGAGGCGGGAGTCTACGTACATGAATCGCCTGAACTGGTCAACCTGTTGATGCAGGTCGATGCCGATCAGTTTATTCCGCCCGAGCTCTACCGGGCTGTGGCGGAACTGCTGGTGTGGCTGTATCGGATGGAACGCGAAGACAATTAA
- a CDS encoding flagellar hook-length control protein FliK yields MALTADVRQQVFDLLSRASTLSFVSADSEIEGVLGLRPGQPVMAEVLTTLPNQLVQVQIGNERLNLDLPMAVRAGQVLEMTYVADTPRATFAIARPADTAPAVTLSDASRLLGLLVGNEQLDDPQLRSSLQSVGDLLRQAPGEAGVLANLMDEALTYGSVRDAGMPRPSLLDRQSPPGSADASAQPPGNAPPSEQSRLALFEANASQVLQQIARNSRFVLSEAVNAPVVPLPLMSGQEVDAVVQGSLPGGRTFIQVAGAELELVLPRAAKQGEILRLTFISAEPKPLFAVPRSTPGSTSGELSEAGRWLSALEHSDTGVSGQQMYVLERLNTVLKSLPADSPAFAAIRDEAVTYQPLLLSGGRSVSDEQAAAAVSAAITPGQALPQPGSGLTLSDEMIKLLQALIRGNRLALLEALNQQPMSAGLVPGQQFKAEVLATLGGGRFMVQVAGQAFEFVMPKGTRTGSLATLFFITDDPRPTFLLTRFGKPEDSRVSDTGRWLSGFLAATAEKAPVRTTLGLLRALMDAPPTDAPLVGKMLQQGVQESGLFYESHLSRWFGGDYPLADILREPQGRLSHLHQPAVMGNSGSDRPEDAETTGTAPMRAEVAETMFRKAGALSERDFIADRGMLPVVREQLAALQNGQVAFSGELFPGQPMEWTVQEREARRNSDGERERTWETTLRLDLPHLGLVKARLVMDGHRVSIDLRTGAAETAARLDRARPELAEQLQAAGLAPDEIGIRYDSD; encoded by the coding sequence ATGGCTTTAACCGCAGATGTCCGGCAGCAGGTCTTCGATCTTCTTTCCCGCGCATCCACACTCTCATTCGTTTCCGCCGATAGTGAGATCGAAGGCGTTCTCGGCCTCAGACCGGGCCAGCCGGTGATGGCCGAGGTGTTGACGACGCTGCCGAACCAGCTCGTTCAGGTGCAGATCGGCAATGAACGCCTCAATCTGGATCTGCCCATGGCGGTGCGCGCCGGGCAGGTCCTGGAAATGACCTATGTGGCCGATACGCCGCGGGCGACATTTGCCATTGCCCGCCCGGCGGACACGGCACCTGCGGTGACCCTTTCGGATGCCTCGCGACTTCTGGGACTGCTTGTCGGCAACGAACAGCTCGACGATCCACAACTGCGCTCATCGCTGCAAAGCGTTGGCGATCTGCTGCGACAAGCGCCGGGAGAGGCCGGCGTGCTGGCCAATCTGATGGACGAAGCTCTCACCTATGGCAGCGTACGGGATGCTGGTATGCCTCGTCCCAGCCTCCTTGACCGTCAGTCCCCGCCTGGTTCGGCCGATGCGTCAGCCCAGCCACCGGGCAATGCCCCTCCGAGCGAGCAATCCCGTCTGGCGCTCTTTGAGGCCAATGCTTCCCAGGTATTGCAGCAGATTGCGCGCAACTCTCGTTTTGTGCTCAGTGAAGCGGTCAACGCACCGGTCGTGCCCCTACCGCTCATGTCGGGCCAGGAGGTGGATGCAGTCGTTCAAGGCAGCCTCCCCGGCGGCCGGACCTTTATCCAGGTGGCCGGCGCCGAACTGGAGCTGGTGTTGCCGCGGGCGGCCAAGCAGGGGGAGATCCTCCGGCTGACCTTTATTTCAGCTGAACCGAAGCCGCTTTTCGCCGTTCCGCGCAGTACACCGGGAAGCACTTCAGGTGAGCTCAGCGAGGCTGGGCGTTGGCTGAGCGCATTGGAACACAGCGACACAGGGGTTTCGGGCCAGCAGATGTATGTACTGGAACGGCTCAATACGGTGCTGAAAAGCCTCCCCGCCGATTCCCCCGCTTTTGCGGCGATCCGGGATGAGGCTGTCACCTACCAGCCGCTTCTCCTGTCCGGGGGAAGATCTGTTTCCGATGAACAGGCAGCAGCGGCCGTTTCAGCGGCCATCACGCCGGGACAGGCATTGCCGCAGCCCGGCAGCGGACTGACGCTCAGCGACGAGATGATCAAGCTGCTCCAGGCCCTGATCAGGGGCAATCGCCTGGCCCTGCTGGAGGCGCTCAATCAGCAGCCCATGAGCGCCGGCCTTGTACCGGGGCAGCAATTCAAGGCGGAAGTGCTGGCAACCCTCGGAGGCGGCCGCTTCATGGTACAGGTGGCCGGACAGGCTTTTGAATTCGTTATGCCGAAGGGGACCAGAACCGGAAGCCTGGCAACGCTGTTTTTCATCACCGACGATCCGCGGCCAACCTTTTTGCTGACGCGCTTCGGAAAGCCGGAAGACTCCCGTGTCAGCGATACCGGCCGATGGTTGAGCGGTTTTCTGGCGGCGACTGCGGAGAAGGCACCTGTCCGGACCACTCTGGGGCTTCTGCGAGCACTAATGGATGCGCCGCCAACCGATGCGCCACTGGTGGGGAAAATGCTCCAGCAGGGGGTGCAGGAGAGCGGCCTGTTCTATGAATCCCATCTGTCGCGCTGGTTTGGCGGAGACTATCCACTGGCGGACATACTGCGGGAACCTCAGGGGCGCCTGTCACACCTCCATCAGCCGGCCGTCATGGGGAACTCTGGCAGTGATCGTCCGGAGGATGCCGAAACGACGGGAACCGCGCCGATGAGGGCGGAGGTAGCGGAGACAATGTTCAGGAAGGCCGGAGCCTTGTCTGAGCGCGATTTCATCGCCGACCGGGGGATGCTGCCGGTTGTGCGCGAGCAGTTGGCAGCCTTGCAGAATGGCCAGGTAGCATTCAGCGGAGAGCTTTTCCCGGGGCAGCCGATGGAGTGGACAGTGCAGGAGCGCGAAGCGAGGCGCAATTCTGACGGCGAGCGGGAGCGTACGTGGGAAACAACGCTACGGCTGGATCTTCCGCACTTGGGCCTCGTCAAGGCGCGCCTGGTGATGGATGGCCATCGCGTCAGCATCGATCTTCGCACCGGTGCTGCAGAGACGGCCGCGAGGCTCGATCGCGCCCGTCCGGAGCTTGCCGAACAGTTGCAGGCGGCCGGGCTTGCGCCGGACGAGATAGGGATCAGGTATGACTCGGACTGA
- a CDS encoding glycosyltransferase family 1 protein: MDFTKILHKFTVVPSLTGELAALQRIAYNLWWCWEPDAINLFRRMDADLWQATRHNPVEMLGILQQTTLEVLKNDEGFMAHLRMVDEKLTEYLQAGTWFHKNCNGDSRMQIAYFSMEFGLHESLPIYSGGLGILAGDHLKSASDLGLPLVGVGLLYRQGYFRQYLNNEGWQQEIYPENDFYNLPLVLERDEAGVPLSLEMEFGPRAFRVHIWRAQVGRVPFYLLDTNLEENSREDRLITAQLYGGDQEMRILQEILLGIGGIRALRALGIVPNVCHMNEGHAAFLALERIRLLMEHQGLEFKAAREVVNAGNIFTTHTPVEAGIDHFPAELLEKYFGRYYRSLGLTRDDFLGLGRQNPHNVLENFCMAVLALRLANHANGVSQLHGEVSRRMWRNMWPELPEEQQPLNSITNGVHTRTWMSNQMASLLVRYLGTRWIDDPTNHSVWRRIARIPDAELWRTQQSCREKLVDFARRRLKEQLIKVGATTKEISTSEEVLDPEVLTIGFARRFATYKRGTLLMRDLDRLSLILNNPERPVQIIFAGKAHPQDQEGKELIRQIVQVSHQERFRHRIVFIEDYDMEVARHLVQGVDVWLNTPLRPMEASGTSGMKAAFNGGLNMSVLDGWWCEGYQGNNGWAIGRGEVYEDTEYQNQVESRATYDLLEKEVVPQFYDRSSDGVPRAWVSMMKASLQSLCPVFSTDRMVQEYALHAYIPAYRQWSRLVADDMALALDLANWKERVFTAWFQVRIEQAEAESSDAVAVGSTIPVRARIMLGGLSVDDVAVEGYFGVLDSTGNIQGGETIVLDHAGDLGDGLHQYAGEFECRFCGRHGFMLRVMPRHTLLGNIYEPGYLVWG; encoded by the coding sequence ATGGATTTCACCAAAATCCTGCACAAGTTTACCGTCGTGCCGTCTCTGACCGGCGAACTGGCCGCGCTGCAGCGGATTGCCTACAATTTATGGTGGTGCTGGGAACCGGATGCCATCAATCTGTTCCGGCGCATGGATGCCGATTTGTGGCAGGCAACGCGGCACAACCCGGTCGAGATGCTGGGCATCCTCCAGCAGACAACGCTGGAGGTACTCAAAAACGACGAAGGCTTCATGGCCCACCTGCGCATGGTGGACGAAAAGCTGACGGAATACCTCCAGGCCGGCACCTGGTTCCACAAGAACTGCAACGGCGACTCGCGTATGCAGATAGCCTACTTCTCAATGGAGTTCGGCCTGCATGAGTCGTTGCCGATCTATTCCGGCGGGCTGGGCATTCTGGCCGGCGATCACCTGAAATCAGCCAGCGATCTCGGACTTCCCCTGGTGGGAGTCGGCCTGCTCTACCGTCAGGGCTATTTCCGCCAGTATCTCAACAACGAGGGCTGGCAGCAGGAGATCTACCCCGAGAACGACTTCTACAACCTGCCGCTGGTTCTGGAGCGCGATGAAGCCGGAGTACCGCTTTCCCTGGAGATGGAATTCGGCCCCCGGGCCTTCCGGGTTCATATCTGGCGTGCGCAGGTCGGCCGGGTGCCATTTTACCTGCTTGATACCAACCTCGAGGAAAACAGTCGCGAGGATCGCCTGATTACGGCCCAGCTTTACGGCGGCGACCAGGAGATGCGCATCCTGCAGGAAATTCTGCTGGGTATCGGCGGCATTCGTGCCTTGCGAGCGCTGGGCATCGTTCCCAATGTCTGTCACATGAACGAAGGTCATGCCGCGTTCCTGGCCCTGGAGCGGATCCGTCTGCTGATGGAGCACCAGGGGCTCGAATTCAAGGCAGCCCGGGAAGTTGTCAACGCCGGCAATATCTTTACCACCCACACGCCGGTGGAGGCCGGCATCGACCATTTTCCGGCGGAACTGCTGGAAAAATACTTTGGCCGCTATTACCGGTCCCTTGGTCTGACACGCGATGATTTTCTCGGCCTGGGGCGCCAGAATCCGCACAATGTACTCGAGAATTTCTGCATGGCGGTGCTGGCATTGAGACTGGCCAACCACGCCAATGGCGTCAGCCAGCTGCATGGTGAAGTCTCCCGCAGGATGTGGCGCAACATGTGGCCGGAACTGCCGGAAGAGCAGCAGCCCCTGAATTCGATCACCAACGGTGTTCATACCCGCACCTGGATGTCCAACCAGATGGCAAGTCTGCTGGTGCGGTACCTGGGCACCCGCTGGATTGACGATCCCACCAACCACAGCGTCTGGCGCCGGATCGCCAGAATTCCGGATGCCGAGCTGTGGCGCACCCAGCAGAGTTGCCGCGAGAAGCTGGTGGATTTTGCCCGCAGACGCCTCAAGGAACAGCTGATCAAGGTCGGCGCCACCACCAAGGAAATCTCAACTTCCGAGGAAGTGCTTGACCCGGAGGTGCTGACGATCGGTTTTGCCCGGCGCTTTGCGACCTATAAACGCGGAACGCTGCTGATGCGCGATCTGGACCGCCTCTCCCTGATACTCAACAATCCCGAAAGACCGGTACAGATTATCTTCGCGGGCAAGGCACATCCCCAGGATCAGGAAGGGAAGGAACTGATCCGCCAGATCGTGCAGGTCTCGCATCAGGAACGTTTCCGCCACCGGATCGTGTTTATCGAGGATTACGATATGGAGGTGGCCCGCCATCTTGTGCAGGGGGTCGATGTCTGGCTCAACACCCCGCTGCGTCCGATGGAGGCCAGTGGTACCAGCGGCATGAAGGCGGCCTTCAACGGCGGACTCAACATGAGCGTGCTGGATGGCTGGTGGTGCGAAGGTTACCAGGGCAACAACGGTTGGGCGATCGGCAGGGGGGAGGTATACGAGGATACCGAGTACCAGAACCAGGTGGAAAGCCGTGCAACCTATGACCTGCTGGAAAAGGAAGTCGTGCCCCAGTTTTACGACCGCAGCAGCGATGGGGTACCCAGGGCCTGGGTTTCCATGATGAAGGCCTCCCTGCAGAGCCTGTGTCCGGTATTTTCCACCGATCGGATGGTGCAGGAGTATGCACTGCATGCCTATATCCCCGCCTATCGGCAATGGAGCCGGCTGGTGGCTGACGACATGGCTCTGGCCCTGGATCTGGCCAACTGGAAAGAGCGGGTCTTCACTGCCTGGTTCCAGGTGCGGATCGAACAGGCTGAGGCCGAAAGTTCCGATGCCGTGGCAGTGGGCAGCACTATTCCGGTGCGGGCGAGGATCATGCTCGGCGGCTTGTCGGTGGATGATGTCGCGGTGGAGGGTTATTTCGGTGTGCTGGATTCCACCGGCAATATACAGGGGGGGGAGACGATCGTCCTCGACCATGCCGGTGACCTGGGAGATGGGCTGCATCAGTACGCCGGTGAATTCGAATGCCGCTTCTGCGGCCGCCATGGATTCATGCTGCGGGTCATGCCGCGGCACACGTTGTTGGGAAATATCTACGAGCCGGGCTACCTGGTCTGGGGGTAG
- the gspF gene encoding type II secretion system inner membrane protein GspF: protein MSTYRYKAYNSAGATVSGLIEAESERQALVQLKGKGLLPREVREEGATDAVATSFSFRRGISVADLSLFTRRLATLVASAVPLYEAMGSLYEQEENPSLKQVLARVSARIAEGASLSRALAAEPKVFGESYVSMVAAGEAGGALEAVLERLADFLEEQDQVRSRVTSAMSYPILMVIVGSGVMMFLLTVVIPKIVVIFENSKAALPLITVVLIKLSHFLRGWWWIPVGLAVASVPLYRKAMLREHWRFRRDTLLLKLPLAGNMQKQLVLSRFARVLGLLLASGVPIIRALEITSEVLVNRVYRTFLREVMEEVAQGASLSGSLRKSSLFPPLLVHLTAVGEKGGTLETMLMKAGLAYEREFSARLTRLMGLMEPLLVLAMGLAVGIVVVAVLLPIFEMNQLIK from the coding sequence ATGTCGACGTACCGGTATAAGGCATACAATTCCGCCGGTGCAACCGTCTCCGGTCTGATCGAGGCCGAGTCCGAACGGCAGGCGCTGGTACAGCTCAAAGGCAAGGGGTTGTTGCCGCGCGAGGTTCGTGAAGAAGGTGCGACAGATGCTGTTGCAACTTCTTTTTCGTTTCGGCGCGGGATTTCGGTTGCCGACCTCTCGCTCTTCACCCGCCGGCTGGCGACACTGGTGGCTTCTGCCGTGCCGCTGTACGAAGCAATGGGGTCCCTGTACGAACAGGAGGAAAATCCGTCGCTCAAACAGGTGCTTGCCAGAGTGAGTGCCAGGATCGCCGAAGGGGCGTCCCTGTCGCGTGCCCTGGCCGCTGAACCGAAGGTCTTTGGTGAGAGCTATGTCAGTATGGTGGCCGCCGGCGAGGCCGGCGGAGCACTCGAGGCGGTTCTGGAGCGTCTGGCAGATTTTCTGGAAGAACAGGACCAGGTGCGCAGCCGGGTGACCTCGGCCATGTCGTACCCGATCCTGATGGTCATCGTGGGCAGCGGGGTGATGATGTTCTTGCTGACCGTGGTCATCCCCAAGATCGTGGTGATTTTCGAGAACAGCAAGGCGGCTCTGCCGCTGATAACGGTGGTCCTGATCAAGCTCAGCCATTTTCTGCGCGGCTGGTGGTGGATTCCGGTCGGTCTGGCCGTTGCCAGCGTGCCGCTTTACCGCAAGGCAATGCTGCGGGAACACTGGCGCTTCAGGCGCGATACCCTGCTGCTGAAGCTACCCCTGGCCGGAAACATGCAGAAACAGCTCGTACTGTCGCGATTTGCCAGGGTGCTGGGTCTGCTGCTCGCCAGCGGGGTGCCGATCATCCGCGCCCTGGAAATCACTTCGGAAGTGCTGGTCAACCGGGTCTATCGCACCTTCCTGAGGGAGGTGATGGAGGAAGTGGCCCAGGGCGCCAGTCTTTCCGGCAGTCTGCGTAAAAGCTCTCTTTTCCCGCCACTGTTGGTTCACCTCACTGCTGTGGGCGAAAAGGGGGGAACGTTGGAAACGATGCTGATGAAGGCCGGACTCGCCTATGAGCGCGAGTTCAGTGCCCGGCTTACCCGCCTGATGGGGCTGATGGAGCCTCTGCTGGTGCTGGCGATGGGATTGGCAGTCGGCATTGTCGTTGTTGCCGTCCTTCTGCCGATCTTCGAAATGAACCAGCTGATCAAGTAG